Proteins from one Pontibacter korlensis genomic window:
- a CDS encoding PQQ-dependent sugar dehydrogenase, which yields MKELYEVWRGITLLLTYWHGLTRLCRYTFAILLFSILLVNPQQVFAQPDGFVEEQVGGEWDAAVGLTFSDNGERMYVWEKAGKVWILENGEKLEEPLLDISEEVGNWGDHGLLGFTLDPNFESNGFIYLLYVVDRHHLMNYGKGGYNPTANEYNEATIARVTRYKVRNDGRSTDMNSRKVLLGESASTGIPILYVSHGIGSLVFGEDGSLMISVGDGATANGQDTGWKPGQETDNFVEQGLQDGILAEVNNVGAFRAQQVHSLNGKILRINPATGDGLPSNPFYNSSNPRAPESRVWALGLRNPFRFTVRPGTGSATHPGVLYIGDVGWQDWEEINVAPEGGLNFGWPLYEGLEKQSWYYDGTDVPTPDINNPLYGTGNCDRETFYFEELIVQPRATEDPYFGNFCNWNVTIPEEVHTFVHTRPAIDWANAAITDDTAPVAVTRTGTFNGEDAAVVNVGAAGSPVTGDPFYGSSSTGGIWYTGHNMPAEFQNTYFFGDYGAGWIKALVFDNEDKPTAIKNFIDEGATVTAFAQNPATGELYYINYGAEIKKVTFYDGNLPPKAVAEADKLFGASPLTVSFKGDESTDPEGEALSYSWDFGDGSEKSTEANPSHTFTAEGVETFEVVLTVTDSEGLTSTAKLEINVNNTPPVVNIVSPVDGSHYPMNRQSTYDLRAEVTDEEDADEQLSYEWLVALHHNTHSHPEPIDYNHETTATIAAVGCDGDTYFYRFSLKVTDSGGLSTTDYVDIYPDCSGGIVAAVSVASPANNATFDEGEPIKLTVSFADETRNWAKVDYFNGSTFIATVDASPFSYNWEGAAAGTYAIKARATDSEGHTAESEPVNVVVGDGGGSGTPGEPLADLSDCLPGLEHYFDLDEAEGNSFTDIATAANAVCETCPEPTEQGLFEGALIFNGTNTGLNFTEASNFNWASGDAFSIGLWVKTDAEIAGNMVLIGRDAAATDAGVHWWIGINPAGHAMFSLKDATHAGTEVGGTGPVLNDGNWHYIVAVRDGTNNMNKLFVDGTLVQEAQVQYANDFADEAAVNIGYLDRSGGFHYNGAIDEIKVYNRAVAPDEVAERFNGGSGVLCGQSPLGITDNHTFNGKFEVFPNPTTGKQINVVVSNLVPGEKAKLTLIDITGKKVLEHTATAGPDGAIRTSITPNQELSTGLYNLLLYSAERKLSRKVMVAH from the coding sequence ATGAAAGAACTTTACGAAGTGTGGAGAGGTATAACTCTGCTCTTAACTTACTGGCATGGGCTTACTCGTTTGTGCCGTTATACATTTGCAATCCTTCTATTTAGTATACTCCTGGTTAATCCGCAGCAGGTTTTTGCCCAGCCAGATGGATTTGTCGAAGAGCAGGTGGGTGGAGAGTGGGATGCCGCCGTTGGACTCACTTTCTCTGATAACGGCGAGCGCATGTACGTTTGGGAAAAAGCGGGCAAAGTATGGATACTGGAAAACGGAGAAAAGCTTGAAGAGCCGCTGCTTGATATCAGTGAAGAGGTAGGTAACTGGGGTGACCACGGTCTGCTCGGTTTTACACTCGATCCAAATTTTGAGAGCAACGGCTTTATATACCTACTGTATGTAGTAGATCGTCACCACCTCATGAACTATGGCAAAGGCGGTTATAATCCTACTGCCAACGAGTACAATGAGGCTACCATTGCACGTGTAACCCGCTACAAAGTTAGGAACGATGGCCGTTCTACTGATATGAACAGCAGAAAAGTGCTGCTAGGCGAAAGCGCTTCTACTGGTATTCCAATCCTTTATGTGTCGCACGGTATCGGCTCACTGGTGTTCGGCGAAGATGGTTCTTTGATGATATCTGTAGGGGATGGAGCTACTGCAAATGGTCAGGATACTGGCTGGAAACCAGGTCAGGAAACAGACAACTTTGTGGAGCAAGGCCTTCAGGATGGTATATTGGCAGAAGTGAACAACGTGGGTGCTTTCCGTGCACAGCAGGTGCATTCATTGAATGGTAAAATTCTGCGCATTAACCCTGCAACAGGCGATGGCTTACCTTCTAACCCGTTCTATAACAGTTCTAATCCTCGTGCTCCTGAGTCCAGAGTATGGGCGCTGGGCTTACGCAACCCCTTCCGTTTTACAGTGCGGCCGGGCACAGGCAGTGCAACACATCCGGGCGTTTTGTACATAGGAGATGTTGGCTGGCAGGACTGGGAAGAGATAAATGTAGCACCAGAAGGAGGCCTGAATTTCGGATGGCCACTTTATGAGGGACTGGAGAAGCAGTCGTGGTACTACGATGGTACAGATGTGCCAACGCCTGACATTAATAACCCACTTTACGGAACCGGCAACTGCGATAGAGAAACATTCTATTTTGAGGAGTTGATCGTGCAGCCAAGAGCCACTGAGGATCCATACTTTGGCAACTTCTGTAACTGGAACGTAACGATTCCTGAAGAGGTGCATACTTTCGTGCATACAAGACCAGCCATTGACTGGGCTAATGCAGCCATTACAGATGATACAGCGCCTGTCGCTGTTACCCGTACCGGAACATTCAATGGTGAAGATGCAGCTGTGGTGAACGTTGGCGCGGCGGGTTCTCCGGTAACTGGTGACCCGTTCTACGGCAGTTCTTCTACCGGTGGTATCTGGTATACAGGACACAACATGCCTGCTGAATTCCAAAACACTTATTTCTTTGGTGATTATGGTGCAGGTTGGATCAAAGCCCTTGTTTTCGACAATGAAGATAAGCCTACCGCCATCAAAAACTTTATCGATGAGGGAGCTACTGTAACGGCTTTTGCACAAAACCCGGCTACTGGTGAGCTATACTACATAAATTATGGAGCAGAAATCAAGAAAGTTACCTTCTACGACGGTAATCTACCTCCTAAGGCTGTAGCTGAAGCAGACAAGCTTTTTGGAGCAAGTCCCCTGACTGTTAGTTTCAAAGGGGATGAATCAACAGATCCGGAAGGGGAAGCACTAAGCTACTCATGGGATTTCGGAGATGGTTCTGAAAAGTCTACCGAGGCGAATCCAAGCCACACGTTTACAGCAGAAGGAGTAGAAACTTTCGAAGTAGTACTTACCGTAACCGACTCTGAAGGACTGACTTCTACAGCAAAGCTGGAGATAAACGTGAACAACACACCTCCGGTAGTTAATATCGTTAGTCCAGTTGATGGTTCTCATTACCCGATGAACCGCCAAAGCACTTATGACCTTAGAGCAGAAGTAACTGATGAGGAGGACGCAGATGAGCAGTTAAGCTACGAGTGGCTGGTTGCCCTGCACCACAACACACACTCTCATCCTGAACCTATAGATTACAACCATGAAACAACTGCAACTATAGCTGCAGTTGGGTGCGACGGCGATACGTACTTCTACAGGTTCAGTCTGAAAGTAACAGACTCGGGTGGCTTATCTACCACAGACTATGTAGACATATATCCGGACTGTAGCGGCGGTATTGTGGCCGCTGTGTCAGTGGCATCTCCTGCCAACAACGCTACATTTGATGAAGGCGAGCCAATCAAACTGACAGTTTCTTTTGCTGACGAAACACGCAATTGGGCCAAGGTTGATTACTTTAATGGCTCTACCTTTATTGCAACGGTAGATGCAAGTCCTTTTAGTTATAACTGGGAGGGGGCTGCTGCAGGTACTTATGCTATCAAGGCCAGAGCTACCGACAGTGAAGGCCATACTGCAGAATCTGAGCCTGTAAACGTCGTTGTAGGTGACGGCGGCGGTAGTGGTACTCCTGGCGAGCCTCTTGCAGACCTGTCTGATTGCTTGCCTGGCCTGGAACATTACTTCGACCTGGATGAGGCAGAGGGTAATAGCTTTACAGACATTGCTACAGCAGCTAATGCTGTATGTGAAACCTGCCCAGAACCAACGGAGCAAGGTTTGTTTGAGGGAGCGCTGATATTTAATGGTACCAATACAGGTTTGAACTTTACAGAAGCCTCAAATTTCAACTGGGCTTCAGGTGATGCATTTAGTATTGGGCTATGGGTAAAAACAGATGCAGAAATAGCAGGTAACATGGTGTTGATTGGTCGTGATGCCGCTGCTACTGATGCAGGAGTGCACTGGTGGATTGGTATAAACCCTGCAGGGCATGCAATGTTCTCTCTTAAGGATGCCACACATGCTGGTACTGAGGTAGGAGGCACAGGACCGGTGCTGAACGACGGTAACTGGCACTACATTGTAGCCGTGCGTGACGGAACCAACAACATGAACAAACTTTTTGTGGATGGCACATTGGTGCAGGAAGCACAAGTACAGTATGCTAACGACTTTGCAGATGAGGCGGCAGTCAATATCGGTTACCTTGATCGCTCTGGAGGTTTCCACTACAATGGAGCTATAGACGAGATAAAAGTATATAACAGAGCGGTAGCCCCGGATGAGGTTGCAGAGCGATTTAACGGGGGAAGTGGCGTTCTGTGTGGGCAATCTCCGCTGGGAATAACTGATAACCATACTTTTAATGGTAAATTTGAGGTTTTCCCTAACCCAACCACTGGCAAGCAGATAAATGTTGTGGTATCTAATCTGGTGCCGGGTGAGAAAGCAAAGCTAACGCTTATCGACATCACAGGTAAAAAGGTGCTGGAGCACACAGCTACTGCCGGACCTGATGGAGCTATCCGAACGTCGATCACTCCTAACCAGGAGCTATCAACTGGCTTATATAACCTGCTGCTATACTCAGCGGAAAGAAAACTGAGCCGTAAAGTGATGGTCGCTCATTAA
- a CDS encoding SGNH/GDSL hydrolase family protein, with amino-acid sequence MFFSTSSFWQLATCFLLLSTTVCYAAAAQPSLEAPQGVTARSSLSNAIAVSWQPVEGATGYTIEKSETGQDESFSNLATVAGDVNYYRHTEIVSDQTMWYRVKATADGAVSAVSSKVSATASSSRAVRIMPLGDSNTDGGSGSVPQAERIGYRKKLHQLLVENGELEGYKFIFVGSERSGQNFESEVDIDHAGFGGARDEDIALLLETGEFPFYGNENDYRGPGEGPYLDQYNPDIILLHIGTNWVDGSDGAMQDVKKILDQVDQYEARSSKEVIVIVAKIIKRVCYVDNNGTSQCPTPTEADNTIKYNNMLEAYVTQRSAEGDRLHLVDMQDGAGINYKYASDGGDMADYLHPSQNGYDKMAQVWYDALTSPMVPLPIELIDFKATVSEREVVLYWSTASENNNERFEVERMQEGFSFQVVGAVAGAGNSSQLLSYSFRDTSAPAGLLYYRLKQVDGDGTYAYSNVVAVQRHISAGNQPRLYPNLIDGAESIQIKASGFKDGALVSLTWVDAKGNKLHHQILKAGRQGELHSQIEKPVTLSKGLYFLKLTSPGKSHQVKIKVK; translated from the coding sequence GTGTTCTTTTCCACTTCTTCTTTTTGGCAACTGGCGACCTGCTTTCTGCTGCTCTCTACCACGGTATGCTATGCGGCAGCCGCGCAGCCATCTTTGGAAGCTCCTCAGGGAGTAACTGCCCGCTCCTCCTTGTCAAACGCTATTGCAGTAAGCTGGCAACCTGTAGAAGGTGCCACAGGCTATACCATAGAAAAGTCCGAAACAGGACAGGACGAGAGCTTTTCCAATTTAGCTACTGTAGCTGGCGACGTGAACTACTACAGACATACAGAAATTGTCTCGGATCAAACGATGTGGTATAGAGTAAAAGCGACTGCTGACGGAGCTGTATCTGCTGTTAGCAGCAAAGTAAGCGCTACTGCTAGTTCTAGCAGAGCTGTACGAATTATGCCTTTGGGTGACTCTAACACCGACGGCGGCAGCGGCTCTGTTCCGCAAGCGGAAAGGATCGGCTATAGAAAAAAGCTACATCAATTGCTAGTCGAGAATGGGGAGCTTGAAGGTTACAAATTTATCTTTGTAGGGAGCGAAAGGTCAGGGCAGAACTTTGAGAGTGAAGTCGATATAGATCATGCAGGCTTCGGGGGAGCAAGGGATGAGGATATTGCTCTTCTTTTAGAAACGGGGGAGTTTCCGTTTTATGGGAATGAGAATGACTACCGCGGACCCGGCGAAGGGCCATACCTGGACCAGTATAATCCTGATATTATATTGCTGCATATTGGTACCAACTGGGTAGACGGCAGCGATGGGGCGATGCAGGACGTGAAAAAGATTTTGGACCAGGTGGACCAGTATGAAGCGCGCTCTAGTAAAGAGGTAATAGTTATTGTGGCCAAAATCATCAAGCGCGTTTGTTATGTAGATAATAACGGCACGAGCCAGTGCCCAACTCCAACGGAGGCCGATAATACCATCAAGTACAACAACATGCTGGAGGCTTATGTGACCCAACGTAGCGCTGAAGGTGATAGGCTTCACCTCGTGGACATGCAGGATGGGGCTGGAATCAACTATAAGTATGCTTCTGATGGAGGAGATATGGCAGATTATCTTCATCCCAGCCAAAACGGATACGACAAAATGGCTCAAGTGTGGTATGATGCCCTAACCTCACCTATGGTTCCATTGCCTATTGAGCTGATAGATTTTAAAGCAACTGTTTCAGAGAGGGAGGTAGTGTTATACTGGAGTACGGCTTCGGAAAACAACAACGAACGGTTTGAAGTCGAGCGAATGCAGGAGGGGTTTTCTTTTCAGGTTGTAGGGGCTGTCGCTGGGGCTGGAAACAGCAGCCAACTTCTAAGCTATTCTTTCCGCGACACTAGTGCTCCGGCCGGGCTACTGTACTACCGCCTGAAACAAGTTGATGGTGATGGCACCTATGCTTACTCAAATGTTGTGGCGGTTCAGCGGCATATATCGGCAGGAAACCAGCCGAGGCTTTATCCCAATTTGATTGATGGAGCAGAATCTATCCAGATCAAAGCCTCAGGCTTTAAGGATGGGGCACTAGTTAGCCTTACCTGGGTTGATGCCAAAGGAAATAAACTGCATCACCAGATTCTAAAAGCAGGCAGGCAGGGGGAGTTGCACTCACAGATTGAGAAGCCGGTCACCCTTTCAAAGGGCCTTTATTTCCTAAAGCTTACATCTCCAGGTAAGTCTCATCAGGTTAAAATAAAAGTTAAGTAG
- a CDS encoding type IX secretion system membrane protein PorP/SprF, which produces MKKFILCFCLLCLVLEAQAQNRKQLANFSQYKHYFNPSLTGYEGSVLRSVYRNQWTGFEDAPKTIMASAELDLQDIGQNSNKPFTRSQADREATDIVSARHGLGLTLFHDQFGPAKETQVNVSYGAGVRLSERLSLRWGTALSYTFHRLDGNSLTVDQEGDPRFSNMLGQQNRSGRADINLGLSLTASNFYVGYAMVDVTEGKLASSGSDYMNNFSARRHVAQAGYRLGLTDVLGLTVNGIYQYDENYKSTLEGQVKAVYDNLFWVGGGYRNDLAYTLAAGVRLNQLSIGYAYETPTQDAKAIDKSTNEVTLSYHLTSLKSNKRNGKRLLVW; this is translated from the coding sequence ATGAAGAAATTTATACTTTGCTTTTGCCTGCTGTGCCTTGTACTGGAGGCACAGGCGCAAAACAGAAAACAGCTTGCTAACTTTTCACAGTACAAACACTACTTCAACCCTTCTCTTACAGGATATGAGGGGTCGGTGCTGAGAAGTGTTTACCGAAACCAATGGACAGGCTTCGAGGATGCTCCTAAAACCATCATGGCCTCTGCAGAGCTAGACCTGCAAGACATAGGTCAGAACAGCAATAAGCCTTTTACCAGAAGCCAGGCAGATCGTGAGGCTACAGACATAGTTAGCGCCCGGCACGGGCTTGGTTTAACTCTGTTCCACGACCAGTTTGGCCCTGCAAAAGAAACGCAGGTAAATGTTAGCTATGGTGCAGGTGTAAGGCTGTCAGAGCGCCTCAGTCTCCGCTGGGGAACAGCCCTTTCTTACACTTTTCACCGCCTGGATGGCAACAGCCTGACAGTAGATCAGGAGGGTGATCCTCGGTTCAGCAATATGCTGGGGCAGCAGAACCGTAGTGGCAGGGCAGATATTAACCTTGGCTTATCGCTAACTGCCTCCAACTTTTATGTAGGCTATGCGATGGTGGATGTAACCGAAGGCAAGCTGGCTTCCTCAGGAAGCGACTACATGAACAACTTCAGTGCACGCAGGCACGTAGCACAGGCAGGATACCGCTTAGGGCTTACTGATGTGCTTGGGTTGACAGTAAATGGTATCTATCAGTATGACGAGAATTACAAATCTACACTAGAAGGCCAAGTGAAAGCTGTTTATGATAACCTGTTTTGGGTTGGCGGCGGCTACCGCAACGATCTAGCTTATACTTTGGCCGCAGGTGTTCGTCTGAACCAGTTAAGCATTGGTTACGCCTACGAAACACCGACTCAGGATGCCAAAGCCATAGATAAATCTACCAACGAAGTTACCTTAAGTTATCATCTTACCTCCCTCAAGTCAAACAAAAGAAATGGCAAGCGACTCTTAGTTTGGTAA
- a CDS encoding LamG-like jellyroll fold domain-containing protein, whose translation MAYNIYNLTSRLQGWRRVLFWIIGVVLLQGIVAQATKAGVAANCPGGLVHYFGFDETSSGTYQDYASATTATCTTCPSPEAGLFDGAQAFKGRNQGITINSIEHFEWGPNSSFTIELWMKASGSSSENQVFIGRDAKDNNMMWWLGMNTSGHAQFDLFDRSRTGFSTVGEGVKINDNKWHHIVVVRDGRLRLNKLYVDGYAVARFEYNYPDNFESASPVNVGFLDLNNGYGYNGMMDELIVYSRDLTEAEVRERYNNGAGNYCGPQQVKPVIMSEAVAHGVANQEYRYDVKAVGNAAPTFALAGAPAGMTINASTGEIRWKPTAAGSYQVSVTATNSVGADRQDFTITVKPETGEKVGMLHHWMLHEFRGPIYRDYYTPYHASGDGDRQPKPVTGVVSGAQEFDGVDDGLDVAESYNFDWASDESFSIELWMRSTGSTAGNRVLIGRDAKDSEAHWWVGLDGEGRAGFQLLDLQWDGIYVGGSGAKLTDDQWHQIVAVRNGSSGLTELYVDGERVAGGNHTYARGFDSRSPVNMGYLNDGNGYHYEGILDEVKLFGRVLTSAEIKERYQDVYDAITELVRFEGEYLNGAVQLSWETMAEAGLSHFEVERSADMELFEKLGDVEAAGNSNTPISYKFSDVAPLPEVGYYRLKIVKQDGKFTYSNIIMVESRGLSAVSFKVYPNPVDQGEVTAALFGLPAGEEVQFSVADTRGRKLLQQELLVDDFGQAEVQVPITTEYRAGIYVLTVVSSKRIISRKLVVSR comes from the coding sequence ATGGCATATAATATATACAATCTTACAAGCCGCCTTCAGGGTTGGAGGCGGGTTTTATTTTGGATTATTGGAGTTGTTCTGCTGCAGGGCATTGTAGCTCAAGCAACTAAAGCAGGAGTAGCAGCAAATTGCCCAGGCGGCTTGGTACACTACTTTGGCTTTGACGAAACCTCTTCCGGAACTTACCAAGATTACGCCTCTGCAACTACAGCAACTTGTACCACCTGTCCTTCACCGGAAGCAGGGTTGTTCGATGGAGCCCAAGCCTTCAAGGGGCGCAACCAAGGCATCACAATCAACAGCATAGAGCATTTTGAGTGGGGACCCAACAGCAGCTTTACCATTGAGCTCTGGATGAAAGCCTCTGGCTCTTCCTCAGAAAACCAAGTTTTTATTGGCCGCGATGCCAAAGATAACAATATGATGTGGTGGCTGGGTATGAATACTTCTGGTCATGCGCAGTTCGATCTCTTTGATAGGTCCCGTACCGGATTCAGTACAGTGGGGGAGGGTGTCAAGATAAACGACAATAAGTGGCATCACATTGTAGTTGTGCGCGATGGCCGGCTTCGCCTGAACAAACTGTATGTAGATGGGTATGCAGTGGCTAGGTTTGAGTATAATTACCCTGATAACTTTGAGAGTGCTTCGCCTGTAAACGTGGGTTTTCTGGACCTGAACAACGGGTATGGTTATAATGGAATGATGGATGAACTGATAGTCTATAGCCGGGACCTGACAGAAGCCGAAGTACGTGAACGCTACAATAACGGAGCTGGCAACTACTGTGGCCCACAGCAGGTAAAGCCAGTAATTATGTCCGAGGCTGTGGCACATGGTGTAGCTAATCAGGAATATAGATATGATGTAAAAGCGGTAGGAAACGCTGCTCCAACCTTCGCCTTGGCTGGCGCTCCGGCAGGTATGACCATCAACGCCTCAACTGGCGAAATCCGTTGGAAGCCAACTGCAGCAGGAAGTTACCAGGTAAGTGTAACAGCCACCAATAGTGTAGGGGCAGACCGTCAGGATTTTACCATAACCGTAAAGCCGGAAACAGGCGAAAAAGTAGGCATGCTGCACCACTGGATGCTGCACGAGTTTAGAGGCCCGATATACCGCGATTATTATACTCCTTATCATGCCTCTGGAGATGGTGACAGACAGCCTAAACCCGTAACAGGTGTTGTGTCCGGTGCCCAGGAGTTTGATGGTGTAGATGACGGACTTGATGTAGCAGAGAGCTATAACTTTGATTGGGCTTCTGATGAAAGCTTCAGTATAGAGCTATGGATGCGCAGTACTGGCAGTACCGCTGGTAACCGCGTATTAATTGGTCGTGATGCGAAAGATTCTGAGGCGCACTGGTGGGTTGGCCTGGATGGGGAAGGGCGTGCTGGTTTCCAGCTGCTTGACCTGCAATGGGATGGTATATATGTAGGCGGAAGTGGAGCAAAGCTGACGGATGACCAGTGGCACCAGATTGTGGCTGTTAGAAACGGAAGCTCTGGTCTTACGGAGCTGTATGTAGATGGAGAACGAGTAGCTGGTGGGAACCATACCTACGCCAGAGGGTTCGACAGCAGGTCTCCTGTTAATATGGGCTACCTGAACGACGGTAATGGCTATCACTACGAAGGTATACTGGATGAAGTGAAATTGTTTGGTCGTGTGCTTACATCAGCCGAGATAAAGGAGCGGTACCAGGATGTATATGATGCTATAACAGAACTGGTGCGCTTTGAAGGGGAGTATTTGAACGGAGCTGTACAACTTAGCTGGGAAACAATGGCCGAAGCAGGCTTATCGCACTTTGAGGTGGAGCGGTCTGCGGATATGGAACTGTTCGAAAAGTTAGGTGATGTAGAGGCTGCAGGTAACAGTAATACCCCTATTTCTTACAAATTTTCTGATGTAGCACCACTTCCTGAGGTCGGATATTACAGGCTGAAGATCGTGAAGCAGGATGGTAAGTTTACCTACTCTAATATCATCATGGTAGAGAGCAGAGGCTTGTCTGCCGTTTCCTTCAAAGTATATCCTAATCCAGTCGACCAAGGAGAGGTAACTGCTGCACTCTTTGGCCTTCCTGCTGGTGAAGAGGTGCAATTTTCTGTAGCAGATACGCGCGGGCGTAAGTTATTACAACAAGAGTTGCTGGTAGATGATTTTGGGCAGGCAGAGGTGCAGGTGCCTATCACTACAGAATATCGGGCCGGAATCTATGTATTAACCGTAGTGTCCAGCAAGCGTATCATCAGCCGCAAATTAGTTGTAAGTCGATAG